A stretch of DNA from Catenulispora acidiphila DSM 44928:
GGGAAGCTGGAGGCGATGAAGTACCGCTTCCTGTTGCGCCCCTCCTGGCTCGCGGCGATCACGGCCCTGATCGCGCTCACCGTGGCCTTCGTCGGCCTGGGGATGTGGCAGTGGTCGCGCGCGCACCGCACGCACAAGCTGAGCCCGCAGGCCGCCGCCGCGTTCGTGACGCCCGTGCCGCTGGCAAAGCTGCTCAAGGACGGCTCCCCGGCGACCGGCGACGCCATCGGGCACGCGGTCACCGTCTCCGGGGTCTTCGACGGCGGGCACCAGCTGCTGGTCCCGGACCGGCGCTTCCCGGACGGCCGGATCGGCTACATCGTCATCGCGCCGCTGAAGTTGGCCGACGGGACCGTGGTGGTCGTCAGCCGCGGCTGGAGCGCGCAGATGATCACGCCGCCGCCGGCTCCGAGCGGTCAGGTCACCGTGGTCGGTTGGCTGTCCGCGGCGGAGCCCGCCGACGGTGCGCCGCCGGACGCCTCCGACGCCGCGGCGAAGGATCCGGCGCACTTGATCGCCTCGGTGGATGTGGCGACGCTGGTGAACACCTGGCCGTACAGCAATGTGGATCAGGCGTACGTCAACCAGGTGAGTGTGAGTCCGGCGGGCGCGGGGGCGGGTGCAGGCGCGGGCGACGGGGTGCTCACGGTGATCCCGGCGCCGGCGCCGCCGGACAGCTCGTCGTGGTACATCCTGAACGTCGGGTACACGGTGCAGTGGTGGCTGTTCGGTGTCGTGGGGCTGTTCTGGTTCGTGACCTATGTGCGTCGACTGGCGAACCCGATCGAGCCCGAGGATGAGGACGAGGACGAAGAAGACGAGGCCGAGGACGGGGTCGAGGACGAGGTCGAGGAAGACCTCACTCAGCCTGAGCCGACTCCGGCTCCGGCGCCGTAGCCTGCGCGCCGACCGCGACCTTGGTCCGTGCGGTCTTCGCCGCCGCCTTCGCCTTCTTCTTCGCCGTGCGCTCCTGCGCCTCGGTGAGCAGGCGCTGCGTGTCGCGGACGACGATCCGCTCGTAGTAGAACGCCAGGAACGGCACGACGCCGACCAGCAGGATCAGGATGGTGCGGATCGGCTTGTAGCGGGCCCGCAGGCACAGGTCGAGTGCCACGATCAGGTACACCATGTACCCGTAGCCGTGGATGATCGAGACCGGCTTCTCCAGCGTCTTGTTGTGCGCCCACAGCTGCAGCGGGATGACCACGAAGGTGAGCAGCAGCAGCATGGTGCCGGTGAACAGAGCCATCACGCGGTAGCGCTTGATGGCACCGGAGGTCAGCGTAGTCATTCGGAAGGCCTGTCCTGGTTTCGGCGTTCGGTTCGCTGCGAGCCTACCCGCCGTTCCTCGGCGCTCCCGAAGGCGGTCGCCACCGCGGACCCCAGAGCCGCGGCGGCCGCGACGGCGACCAGGGCCGGGCGGTAGGAGCCGCTGCTCGCGGGGAGGGCGACGAGTGCTGTCGTGCCGGCGATCACCGCGACCAGGGCGAGCAGGAACGCCGGGGAGGCGATCCGTTGCAGCACCCGGAGCGGGACGGTGATCGAGTCGGTCAGCACCAGGTAGCCGGTCAGGAGCAGAGCGTCGACGCCCGCGGCCCAGGGCTGCGGCTTCTCGCAGGCGACCAGCGTCACGAAGGCGCCGACCAGCAGGGTGTTGCGATGCACCCCCGCGATCTGGTGCAGGCGCATCGCGGCCAGCACGGGGCGGCCGACG
This window harbors:
- a CDS encoding DUF3817 domain-containing protein, with the protein product MTTLTSGAIKRYRVMALFTGTMLLLLTFVVIPLQLWAHNKTLEKPVSIIHGYGYMVYLIVALDLCLRARYKPIRTILILLVGVVPFLAFYYERIVVRDTQRLLTEAQERTAKKKAKAAAKTARTKVAVGAQATAPEPESAQAE
- a CDS encoding SURF1 family protein — protein: MKYRFLLRPSWLAAITALIALTVAFVGLGMWQWSRAHRTHKLSPQAAAAFVTPVPLAKLLKDGSPATGDAIGHAVTVSGVFDGGHQLLVPDRRFPDGRIGYIVIAPLKLADGTVVVVSRGWSAQMITPPPAPSGQVTVVGWLSAAEPADGAPPDASDAAAKDPAHLIASVDVATLVNTWPYSNVDQAYVNQVSVSPAGAGAGAGAGDGVLTVIPAPAPPDSSSWYILNVGYTVQWWLFGVVGLFWFVTYVRRLANPIEPEDEDEDEEDEAEDGVEDEVEEDLTQPEPTPAPAP